In the Vibrio agarivorans genome, AAAATAAAGCTGCCAGAAATACCCGGTAAGATCATCGCGCAAATAGCGATAGCACCACAGATGAGAAAGTTTATTGAGGTTGGTTCGAGATCAAGCGGCTTGAGTACAGTGATCACAAAAGCAAAGCCGACACCGAGTAGCAAAGCGGCCGCGGTTTTTAAGTCACGCTGTTTAACTTGGCGCATGACATGGTAGACCGACACTAAGATCAAACCGAAAAAGAAAGACCATAGTGGGATGGGGTGCGCCACCATCAGCCAAGAAATGAGTTTGGCTAAGGTTGCTATGCTGGTGAGTACTCCACCAAACAAGGCTATAAGGAAGGTACCATTGATCGACTGCCAAGCCCCTTTGATGCCTTGCTCTTTTATTGTGCCGATGAGGCTAGGATTGATGCTACGAATACTGTTCAATAGTTTATCGTAGATACCCGTGATGAAGGCAATCGTACCGCCAGAAACGCCAGGCACAACATCCGCTGCACCCATCGCCATCCCTTTTAAAAACGTGGTGAAATAATTCATAGTAAAAGTGTTAAATTTTTGATGGGTCAAGTATATACCCAAGTGATTCTACCTGGGTATAGCTAAGTGATTATTTACTAGGAGGGTTTTCGTTCTCAGTTAGCGCAGGGTTAGCTTGCTGCCATTAAACTTGAGATTAGCAAGTAGGAACTTGGCGTTCTCTCTGCCTTTATCATCAAATTGAACACCATAACGAGCGTGAAAACTTGAGCGTTGTAAATTACAGACACGACCATAGAGTGGAGCAAACTGCTTCTGCTTACCTTGGGGCATCAAAA is a window encoding:
- a CDS encoding DUF368 domain-containing protein — translated: MNYFTTFLKGMAMGAADVVPGVSGGTIAFITGIYDKLLNSIRSINPSLIGTIKEQGIKGAWQSINGTFLIALFGGVLTSIATLAKLISWLMVAHPIPLWSFFFGLILVSVYHVMRQVKQRDLKTAAALLLGVGFAFVITVLKPLDLEPTSINFLICGAIAICAMILPGISGSFILLLLGMYTPVLAAVKGADFGILALFLTGCVTGLLCFSHLLSWLLNRYRDLTLTFLTGLMIGTLPKIWPWKETISWRTNSSGEQVPLEQINLSPFSFEALHNEPAHLLYAVVAALVAIGLVLGLEKVADTQQH